The following proteins come from a genomic window of Lycium ferocissimum isolate CSIRO_LF1 chromosome 4, AGI_CSIRO_Lferr_CH_V1, whole genome shotgun sequence:
- the LOC132053668 gene encoding uncharacterized protein LOC132053668: MSFKNKEELATWLKLACLKKDFRIKKVINSRTVYCFRCVHPECKWWLRAVKLLSSDRFCIRTYIKHHTCGSEHITSHNPHATAKVIGEYFKDKFPYGKGPSTKDMSQSIRTDLGCKVSYWKVWKGMEIAKALTRGTHEHGYAVLDAYRYMLRSANPGSKTALKVDENGKFKYFFVAYKAWMLGFAQMKKVIGIDGTFLRSKYEGVLLSAVAQDAENHIFPVAFCVVDKECDASYKYFFEQMRSYIEDTPELCIISDRHPSIKKAVSIVFPTCHYGFCMRHLGENLRTTFHNGAVVSQFYKAAKAYNIDVFNDHFNQM, translated from the coding sequence atgtcattcaagaacaaggaaGAACTAGCCACTTGGTTGAAACTTGCTTGCTTGAAGAAAGATTTTAGAATCAAGAAGGTGATTAATTCGCGTACTGTGTATTGCTTCAGATGTGTACATCCGGAGTGCAAGTGGTGGCTTAGGGCTGTGAAGCTTTTAAGTTCTGACAGATTTTGTATCAGAACTTACATAAAGCATCACACATGTGGTTCTGAGCACATTACGAGCCATAATCCACACGCTACTGCGAAAGTCATTGGTGAATACTTCAAAGATAAGTTTCCTTACGGTAAAGGCCCATCTACAAAAGATATGAGTCAATCAATCCGTACAGATTTGGGTTGTAAGGTAAGTTATTGGAAGGTCTGGAAGGGCATGGAGATTGCAAAGGCTTTGACAAGGGGGACACATGAGCACGGGTATGCAGTGCTTGATGCGTACCGTTATATGCTTCGTTCTGCAAATCCAGGAAGTAAGACGGCATTGAAAGTTGATGAAAATGGGAAGTTCAAGTACTTTTTTGTAGCCTATAAGGCTTGGATGCTTGGTTTTGCGCAAATGAAAAAAGTCATAGGCATCGATGGGACATTCTTGAGGAGCAAGTACGAAGGAGTGTTGTTGTCAGCAGTTGCACAAGATGCGGAGAATCATATTTTTCCAGTGGCATTTTGTGTGGTGGACAAGGAGTGTGATGCTtcgtacaaatatttttttgaacaaatgagaagctataTAGAGGATACCCCTGAGTTGTGCATAATTTCTGATAGACATCCAAGTATCAAAAAGGCGGTTTCAATTGTCTTCCCTACATGTCATTATGGTTTTTGCATGAGGCACCTAGGGGAAAATCTGAGAACCACCTTTCACAATGGGGCGGTCGTATCTCAATTTTATAAAGCTGCAAAAGCGTACAATATTGATGTCTTCAATGACCATTTCAATCAAATGTAG
- the LOC132053669 gene encoding glutathione S-transferase U17-like has product MAENDLKILGAWPSPYVMRPRIALNIKSLGYDFLEEQFGPKSDRLLKSNPVYKKIPVLIHDGKPICESLIIVQYIDENWNSGPSILPSDPYDRAIARFWATYIDDKVCA; this is encoded by the coding sequence ATGGctgaaaatgatttaaaaatattAGGTGCATGGCCTAGTCCATATGTTATGAGGCCACGTATAGCCCTTAACATAAAATCTTTGGGTTATGATTTCTTGGAAGAACAATTTGGTCCTAAGAGTGATCGTCTCCTTAAATCAAATCCTGTTTACAAGAAAATCCCAGTTCTAATTCATGATGGAAAGCCTATTTGTGAATCTCTCATTATTGTTCAGTATATTGATGAAAATTGGAATTCTGGTCCCTCTATTCTTCCTTCTGATCCTTATGATCGTGCCATTGCCAGATTTTGGGCCACTTATATTGATGATAAGGTGTGTGcttaa